The proteins below come from a single Triticum aestivum cultivar Chinese Spring chromosome 5D, IWGSC CS RefSeq v2.1, whole genome shotgun sequence genomic window:
- the LOC123120429 gene encoding uncharacterized protein yields MSLGRAQGRQVQQPPPGSQRSHHEALDHLAIAGDGLADGQSTSPASTRRSRPGAAARSHAKPPNRRTLATPSRLSTRRSSTQATSLFFSFGKNTRRRECPGFSYPFPLFPNESLSLSTPSSTLPLTFLPSISSSCGAAPVAYSETTAEELVQVVAPATYSEAAADWRRSCSWSSSVALPSARARAAPARAVLEVMAAGAARVAEPRKPEATSSGWHGATTPPRSSCWRRWQPHRRVPHAAGRQCNGQEPCRKDVERSIGVLQARFAINYGHAHFWDQKDLWRIMTVCVILNNMIIEDEREQLPNYRYENEGNKVYIPAVQPQRDERRLHDFLRYVN; encoded by the exons ATGAGCCTGGGACGAGCCCAAGGTCGCCAAGTCCAGCAACCACCGCCCGGGTCGCAGAGGAGCCACCACGAAGCACTGGACCACCTCGCTATCGCAGGGGACGGCCTCGCCGACGGACAAAGCACGTCACCTGCAAGCACGCGCCGTAGCCGACCAGGCGCCGCCGCACGTAGCCACGCCAAGCCGCCCAACCGCCGCACCCTAGCCACGCCAAGTCGCCTCAGCACCCGCCGGAGCAGCACCCAAG CCACGTCACTTTTTTTCTCGTTCGGAAAGAACACGCGTCGTCGTGAATGCCCTGGCTTCTCTTATCCTTTCCCCCTTTTCCCCAACGAGTCTCTCAGTCTATCCACTCCCTCCTCCACTCTGCCGCTCACTTTTCTCCCCTCCATCTCGAGCTCGTGCGGGGCTGCCCCGGTGGCGTATTCAGAGACCACGGCGGAGGAGCTCGTGCAGGTCGTCGCGCCGGCGACGTACTCGGAAGCCGCGGCGGACTGGCGGAGGAGCTGCTCCTGGAGCTCGAGCGTGGCGCTCCCAAGCGCTCGTgctcgggcggctccggcgagggccgTGCTGGAGGTCATGGCGGCTGGGGCGGCTAGGGTCGCGGAGCCGAGGAAGCCGGAGGCGACATCGTCGGGCTGGCATGGGGCGACCACGCCGCCACGTTCCTCATGCTGGAGACGATGGCAACCACACCGCCGTGTTCCTCATGCTGCTGGTCGCCAATGCAACG GACAAGAACCATGTAGAAAGGATGTCGAACGGTCAATTGGGGTTCTCCAAGCTCGTTTCGCCATTAATTATGGTCATGCACACTTCTGGGATCAAAAGGACTTGTGGCGCATCATGACTGTGTGCGTTATATTGAATAACATGATCATAGAGGACGAGAGGGAACAACTGCCTAACTATCGCTATGAGAATGAGGGGAACAAAGTTTATATACCAGCAGTTCAGCCACAAAGGGATGAACGACGATTGCATGATTTCTTGAGATACGTCAACTGA
- the LOC123120143 gene encoding probable F-box protein At2g36090, with product MAGTRVEETTGGCSPACDHDGGIETVMDDLPADVLGIVLRCLDGASLAAAGCASAGFRELANDPDAWRALCLQMWPSLRQVVSCGGDGGYRALYADAFPFPAASPAVSSSLPARLVSAVDLHHNDVCIMSRVVETDASSAWFLGSPFRVDALVQEGFTSPSPVTPGDLRLSWILIDPATGTAVNVSSRRPVSIERRWVTGDSVARFTVVLGGGIALEAAVMCDERHGHIREISLCAADAEGGGVSGQDGLAAVIAAMASARQRRGAEEASRQLYEEFAKGKRERKERRERREGIVDLCCSGVGAAAFLAFLVMLTFQ from the coding sequence ATGGCGGGAACTCGCGTTGAGGAGACCACGGGGGGTTGTTCGCCGGCGTGCGACCACGACGGCGGCATTGAGACCGTCATGGACGACCTCCCCGCGGACGTCCTGGGCATCGTGCTCCGCTGTCTCGACGGTGCGTCCCTGGCGGCAGCTGGGTGCGCGAGCGCGGGATTCCGGGAGCTCGCCAACGACCCCGACGCGTGGCGCGCGCTCTGCCTCCAGATGTGGCCGTCGCTACGCCAAGTCGTcagctgcggcggcgacggcggctaccgGGCGCTCTACGCTGACGCGTTCCCGTTCCCGGCCGCGTCACCCGCGGTGTCGAGCTCCCTCCCGGCGCGGCTCGTCTCGGCCGTTGACCTGCACCACAACGACGTTTGCATCATGTCGCGCGTCGTCGAGACGGACGCCTCGTCGGCGTGGTTCCTGGGGTCACCGTTCCGCGTCGACGCGCTCGTCCAGGAGGGCTTCACGTCGCCGTCGCCGGTAACGCCAGGCGATCTGAGGCTGAGCTGGATACTGATCGACCCGGCAACCGGCACCGCCGTGAACGTCTCCAGCCGGCGTCCCGTGTCCATCGAACGGAGGTGGGTGACCGGGGACTCCGTGGCGCGGTTCACtgtggtgctcggcggcggcatCGCGTTGGAAGCGGCGGTTATGTGCGACGAACGGCACGGGCATATCAGGGAAATAAGCCTGTGCGCGGCGGACGCCGAGGGTGGCGGCGTGAGCGGGCAGGACGGGCTGGCCGCGGTGATCGCGGCCATGGCGAGCGCGAGGCAACGCCGTGGAGCGGAGGAAGCATCGAGGCAGCTCTACGAGGAGTTCGCCAAGGGGAAGCGGGAAAGGAAGGAACGGAGGGAGAGGCGGGAGGGCATCGTTGACCTCTGCTGCTCAGGCGTTGGCGCTGCAGCTTTCCTGGCTTTCTTGGTGATGCTGACGTTCCAGTGA